A region from the Acyrthosiphon pisum isolate AL4f chromosome A1, pea_aphid_22Mar2018_4r6ur, whole genome shotgun sequence genome encodes:
- the LOC115033795 gene encoding uncharacterized protein LOC115033795 isoform X2 — protein sequence MLEISIDSFPLYLILIPSYWYTNSNITLNSFTHKIKDIMQFIYFILEGLRKYFKYHSDVASKFDKLLKIFRSCSLCENHVYKKMMKTQNLLKEETIRDGGDNHYRVLFVSVLVNYLI from the exons ATGTTGGAAATAAGTATAGACTCCTTCCCTCTTTACCTAATTTTGATACCAAGCTATTGGTATACAAATTCTAACATAACCTTGAATAGTTTCACTCACAAAATTAAAGACATAAtgcagtttatttattttattttagaaggtCTACGGAAGTACTTCAAATATCATTCAGATGTGGcttcaaaatttgataaat tgttaaaaatatttagaagttGTTCATTATGCGAAAATcatgtgtacaaaaaaatgatgaagaCTCAGAATCTCCTAAAAGAGGAGACCATTAGAGATGGAGGAGACAATCATTATAGAGTGTTGTTTGTTTCAGTCCTTGTTAATTATCTT atctaa
- the LOC115033795 gene encoding uncharacterized protein LOC115033795 isoform X1 → MLEISIDSFPLYLILIPSYWYTNSNITLNSFTHKIKDIMQFIYFILEGLRKYFKYHSDVASKFDKLLKIFRSCSLCENHVYKKMMKTQNLLKEETIRDGGDNHYRVLFVSVLVNYLVCGYLLFKNK, encoded by the exons ATGTTGGAAATAAGTATAGACTCCTTCCCTCTTTACCTAATTTTGATACCAAGCTATTGGTATACAAATTCTAACATAACCTTGAATAGTTTCACTCACAAAATTAAAGACATAAtgcagtttatttattttattttagaaggtCTACGGAAGTACTTCAAATATCATTCAGATGTGGcttcaaaatttgataaat tgttaaaaatatttagaagttGTTCATTATGCGAAAATcatgtgtacaaaaaaatgatgaagaCTCAGAATCTCCTAAAAGAGGAGACCATTAGAGATGGAGGAGACAATCATTATAGAGTGTTGTTTGTTTCAGTCCTTGTTAATTATCTTGTATGTggatatttgttatttaaaaataaataa